DNA sequence from the Oncorhynchus clarkii lewisi isolate Uvic-CL-2024 chromosome 9, UVic_Ocla_1.0, whole genome shotgun sequence genome:
AAGGCTTTCACAAAGGTAGAACACTAGATGATGTAGGGTTCTCCTTTTTAACCACGGCactgttataaaaaaaatatattcaatGGGTTTCTCAACCGTTCTGACTCTCCACAGATGGGAAAAGGCTCAGCGGTGTATCCGGACATGACAGAGATCCTTAGGCTGGTCCTACACGACATGAGGTTTATAGCCATAGAGGAGGATGAGGTACCAGATATGGCACCCATTCCTACTGTACTGATCCCATAAACCTTCTGTATTCTGTTCCAGACCATCCCTTGCTATATTAAAACATATGTTGTGCCTTCCTGCGCAGTTTGGATAGTTTTTCACATACAATATTTTGTCATTAAGTATTGTACAGTAAGTGTATTGTATATGAAAGATCACTTTCCAATGTTTACCTCTGTATTGTACAGTTAAAATGCAGACCCAAGAAAATGCAGTTTATTTGAGAGTTAAAAATAAATTGTCAGTTTGGTTTCGATAAGAAGATCAAGGGGCAGTATTTGTTACAGTATATGCCCTAAAGATTTAGGTTATATTGAACATGTAACATCCAACACAGGGATTTAAATACCTAAGCTCCACATAAAGCCAGCTAAGTGATTATAACCATTCATTCCTGTACAGAAATGTGTTATTGCACAAAAATAAAGTATCATGGCACAGCAAACTGCAATGTTTTTCCCCTTCATACTTGCATGTATGTGCATGCCTTGCATAGCATATAAACACATCCGCGATAACTCTTGATTACAATGTATATTCCATAAGCAGAGGGTTTGTAAAGGCAAGGCACAACATCAGTGATTAAACTACTCAGAAACATGCACAATTAATTGTTAGCGACTGATGCTAACTGCTGTAGTACCTGCGAAGTCCTCCTAGAGGACAGTGTTGCTCAGGAGTTGAAAGAGTAGGCCTTCAGGACATCCTTCCCATCCAATGCTTCCACTGAAGCCACAATGGTtgagtagtcacaaaccacatcACTGAACCCTCTGACAACACAAGACATGAAATGTACATCAGTTCATTACTACATCATAACAATCCAACTTTAAATACAGAGCCAGAATGTACCATTTGTTTCCTTGACGGACAGAAATGTCTTTCTGTACCTGGACATGGAGTGAGAGCCTCCCAATAAGTGGTATCGACTTTCCAGTGTGAGCCCTTTGTCTCTGTCAGTTTTCCACGTCAGCACTCTTAAGGACAGGTCCCGAGAAGCAGTGACTACACGGAAACTATCCTGAGAGAAAAGCCTCACTTTTAGGATACTTTTCATGGACAGCCTTCCCCCGAGCACTATATAACCGTAAACGTCAATTCCCACACACTCTTACCACAAGGTCTATATCCCAAGGGATATTCTGCTAGGTAAGAGCCAaactattaaaaaaaataaatcaagGGGAATATATTATCTAGAACACTGCAGTTTTCCCCATACTATGTATAGCGCTTTGAACTCCAATATATAAATTCCAATGCGTAATTACTACTATCAGTAGTCCATACGCACAATAAGAGTGAAAAGCATACCACACAAATAGAGCAGATAGGTTCAGTATGGTCCTTGAAGCTACAGACGAGTTCTCCTTTCACAGTGTAGACCTTCAGCTCTCTGTGAGCAGCTACAACCAGAGTGCTGCTTCCCTTGCCTTCCAGAAGGATGTCCGAAGTCCTGCCCTCAAATACCAACTCGAATTTCTCCACCTTCTCAACTGAAATAGTAGAACATCTGTGAAAGTTAGGCCAACGCTCCATTTCTAGCATAACCACAAAAATTAGTACAACTGACAAAATGGCACATGGGGACAAGCTTGCTAACGTAACAGGTAATGACAATCTAAATAGATGAAGATATTAAACGTCTCAACTTGACACTTTACCCTGGATCTCTGTCTTGAATCTGGTCTTTTTTATGATGACGTCGAACACAGAGAGGACCTTGTTGTGATGCGTGTTTGAGTGTGAGTTGTCCTTGCAGTGGACCGTGGCCAGTCTGGCTGGCTGGGAGGGCAGGAAGGCAGCAGCACTGCAGCCTGagacaggcagacactggaacaGAGGATCCTCCTCCTCAGAGGGACACGTCACACTCTGACTGGACAACACCTGCCAgtcaaacaacacaatacacatTTGAACAACGATGAAACATTACTACTTTTCAGGACTTCTGAGATCCACAATAATTATTATAGACAAACATGCCAATTGTTACAATTACCTTTGGACTCATATCCATATTCTCTGTAGTTCCAGCTAGGATCCATTTCTTGTCTGGCGATGCCAGGAGTAGGTTTACTTTGAATGTGTCACACACCACCAGAGTGGACAGCTTTGACAGTGAGGGGCTAGTCAGAGTATGGACAGAGCCTTGACTGGTCCCCACCTGGTGAAAAGGAAAAATGTTATGTATTATGCGTAAGTCAGATATTGATCTGGCAACCAACCAGACATGGTTGGCTGTTTGGGTACTCACTGAGAGAAAAGAGCTGCCTTCCATACTGTAGGGCAGTAAGGTGCACTGTGGGGATGCTGAGGAGTAGAAGGACATCTCCTGTCCACTCTGACCATCCCAGGCTTTGAGCAGCCCTGTGGAATCTGACGTGATGACCCCACCATGCCCACCGTCAGCTACCATCCCAGTCAGAGGACTCTGAACAGGGCTGCACCACAGCTGTACCCCCTGGTTAAAAGGGGAAAAGGAAACACCATTTATTAAGTGCTAACTGCAAATCCTTCTTTGTGTAGACCAGTAGACCATATAATATGGCTACTGAAGTGCGGGTGCTACACCTTGGTGGTGGGTAGGATGAGTAGCCTACATACAATGTAAAGCGCTCTGAAGCCTGGTAAATAAAGCTTCATAATAAGTATAAAAGGGTAGTATTGTTTTCACCTGCTGGACATCCCAGGCACGGACTGTACCATCTGAGGATGAACTGCAGACAGTAGGGGTGGAGCTCCAGAAGTCAGGGAGCTGGGGAGAGTTCCCTGACAGGTACACACACCCAACCACCCTGCCTGGAAGATATAGATGTTGTAGACCATACAGCTATCTAAATACTGTTTCCATAGACAGTTACATCCTTTCTAAAGAAAGAAAGAGGCTGTATGCTCACCTGTGTGTCCCCTCAAGCTTTTACAGGTGTAGTCCCCACCGGACCTGCCCTTGGTCATCTTCAGCTCCAGGTGAGAGCGACGCAGGAAGTAGCTCTTCCAAGTCTGCTTCCCATGTTCAGAGCCCAGCACCGCAATGTTACAGAAACCCCAACGCTGCAGACACATTTCTCTGCAGGATAGATTACTAGGCATTAATAtacagttattattattattattattattattattattattattattattattattattattattattattatatacgtGTTAtatagaatatacagtgcctttggaaagtattcagagcgcTTGACTttttgtttcgttacagccttattctaaaatggatcaaataaaatctacaaacaataccccaaaatgacaaagtaaaaacgtattagaaatgtattaaaataaaaaaaaaactgaaatacattatttacataaatattcagacccttagctatgagactcgaaattgagctcaggtgcatcctgtttctattgatcacccttgagatgtttctacaacctgtggtaaattcaattaattggacatgatttggaaaggcatacacctgtctatataaggtcacacagttaacagtgcatctcagagcaagaacgaagccatgaggtcgaaggaattgtccgtagacctccgagataggattgtgacgaggcacagatctggggaagggtaccaaaacatttctgcagcattgaaggttcccaagaacacaatgtcctccatcattcttaaatgaatgaagtttggaaccaccaaaactcttcctagagctggccaccaggccaaactgagcaattgggggagaagggccttggtcagggaggtgaccaagaacccgatggtcaatatgacagagctctagagttcctctgtggagatgggagaaccttccagaaagacaaccatctctgcagcactccaccaatcaggcctttatggtagagtgccagACAAAAGCAATTCCtcactaaaaggcacatgacagcacgcttggagtttgccagaagtcacctaaagattctcagaccatgagaaacaagattctctggtctgatgaaaccaagattaaactttttggcctgaatgccaagcatcacgtctagaggaaacctggcaccatccctacagtgaagcatggtggtgacagcatcatgctgtttggatgttttttagcagcagggactgggagactagtcaggattgaggcacagatgaacggagaaaagtacagagagacccttgattGAAAACCTGTTCCATCGCATTCccggacctcagactagggcaaaggttcaccttccaacaggacaacgagctgttgaaagcacacagccaagtcaatgcaggagtggcttcgatacacatctctgaatgtccttgagtggcacagccagagcctggaattgaacccaatctagagacacttatgtaaatgtgatattcccgttataataataaaaaaacatttgaaaacatttctaataacctgttttttctttgtcattatgggatattgtgtttaTAATGAGGgtggaaaaaactatttaattaattttaaaataaggctgtaacctaacaaaatgtggaaaaagtaaaggagcATTTTTACTTTGAATACCTTCCCGGAGGCACTGTACTTCAAATATGATGCAGCTGACCACATTGTCAAAAACATGCCAAGAGACATTGATGAATAATCTATGCAAATGTATAGTGAATAAAGTATGCAAATGCCCAACCACACTCTCGCCCTCACCCATATCTAAACCAACCTCATACCCACCCAGTATATTATTCATTCTGACATGGGTAAGTAAAACTGATCAGTGGGTAAAACCCTCAAACTCACCGCCACAACCAAGGTGTTTCTGCGGCTTCTTGCCATtcctagataaaaaaaaaaaagccacaaGGTATCGGGTTGTTAAGATAGGCTGTCACACCAGTCCAGTTATTAAAATAAATCTATCAACATATATATTGCAAACTAATAATAACATGATGTTTCAAAGTAAAGCAACCGCTTGACAAAAGAACAATATGTGGAACACTATATCAGAAAATAGAGAATATATTCAGAACTGTTTAACATAACCAGATTGTATACCTCTACTTCCGCAAGTTGTTGTGACTCTCTTACCTTACAGACACTTGATGCTCGAATTAAGTCATCTTCTTTAAAAAAAGAGAAAATGTGAATTAGACAATCATTAGTTAGGTAAGGATTATAATCCATTTCGACGTTTTACAGCTATGCTGTATTGCTGGCTGTGAGGTAAGACTATCAGCGAAATATCAATATTTTGTCCGCAATTTCTACATAGGCTACGGGGAGGCTGAAAGGACAAAACTCATTtccgttatttttattttttcaataCTATCAATACTTATTTGTCTGCAGATGGCGCTATTATAAAGGGTACACACATCTCCGAAGCAGTaatgtagaggagacacactggacACTTGATGAAGTAGCTTTCACAGCTAAGCAAATTGTGTAGAAATGTTGTGCCAACATACTATATATAAAGGTGGCCATTTGTTGGCATTGTTTAATGCCCAGTAGGTTATGTGAACAATTTATCAAGTGAGTGCAATGAAATGTGATGCTTGCAATTCAATTAGAGTTTTTGCGCGGCAGTTCGAGTTACATGCTTGCATCAAGTACAATATATTGCCTAGGCCTTGATTAGTTTTAAACCCATAAAATGCATGTTTGAAGTAGGCATATAAAGGAAACAAAACATATACAAAATAGACAGAAAATGTCAAATAGTTTTTGTAGTTAAATATTTCAAAGTATTATTCAATGATAATCATACGACTTCAGTGAAAGTCATTAATTCTCATTATAGTCACACATTTATTTTGGCGCCGGAAAAGATGGCTGACGTTTCACGTGCTCCTAACCGAAtgtgttttttcgttagtttttttcgttgtttgtaaattatttttttacttattctgtacataatgctgctgctacagtctctcatgctcgctattgttattttactgctgctctttaattatgtgttccttttatttcttattcttattcatataTTTGTTTAAATTGCATtattggttaggggcttgtaagtaagcatttcactgtaaggtctattgtATTCAATAGTTGTCATATTGACAACCATCACTATCCACTGCTTGTGTTGTTTTTATTAGAACGCTAATTAATGAGCAATTAATGAGCAGGTGAATTGACACAACTGGAATAGTTGTGGAGAGATTCAGCCCAGGCGGGATTCCAGAGTAGGGCTCCATGCCATAACTTCTCTGAACACGCCCCAGATAGATAAACCAGATAGCCTATATAGATCCTGCTGGTAGCAAAAAACACAGTGAGGAGATAATCGCACTACAGCACTTGCTCATCCTCCGTTTTACCTGTGACACCCTCGCAATGATAAAACGGCACAGTAAAGGGGCCACGTAGGGGAGTTTACGGATATCATTAGCCTACAGCTAAGACTAGCCTAGTATATAAAATAATTGGCCTATCTGTTGGGGATATTCGTTTGTACCGACTTGAAGTAATTTTGGATAACTTGGACAGTGACTATCGGGAGAATATATATTCATCGCTTTCTCTTACACACTGCATGAAGCTGAGAGTGGAAGCACCATGAGTCGAAAAACTAGACGCTGGATTTTTCGGGTTTTGCTTTGCCTTGGGATTGTCTATTTGAAAATCGGGTGAGTTTGTCATTGGCATGTTCATTAGGTAGCCCGTGTTCctaaaaagaaaaatagaaaatataAGAGTAGCCTATAACAGAAAGTTTCGGTGTGAAGTTTGTTTGAATAGACATAGCCTACATTTCTATAAATTAAACTGTAtataaattattataattattcatCTAACTAAACTATGTCCATTGCTTATTTGACATTGACCCGTCATCATGTCTGAGTTTCATTAATTGTGTTCTAAAAAGCATATAGAGTTTGAGTTTTTACAGTTAGAAACCACCTGACAAAGGTTTATTCTGAATTATTTGCCTATCTATAGGCAACACATCAAATAAATGGTTTCCCGGTTAATTTATAAATTAGAGATGGTTTCAGATGTGTCCTTCATATTTTGTGACACACTTGTATTTCACTCAAAGACAGAATAATTGAGTTTAAGATAAACCGTGATCTCACCACTTATCTCTCGTATTTCTACAGCCCATATGTTTTTATAACATCATCTAGACAAGAAAAACAATAAGTGCGCGTTTAAATTGTATGAATGTTAATCCCTTTTTCACGTTATAAACATGTAGGTTATAAAGCTTTAATAAACACCGTTGTATAGCCTATAGGACATTGAAAGCCTATACTACATTTATCATGGTTATCTGGCAGTCagaaaaaagttttaaaaaagtaaTTCAAAAAGTAATTCAATgtctaactattataccctttacaGTGGCTTTTCATCGGTGGTCGCGCTAGGTGCGAGTATAATCTGTAACAAGATTCCCGGTTTGGCTCCCCGACAGCGGATAATCTGTCAGAGTCGCCCGGATGCCATTATCGTCATCGGAGAGGGAGCACAAATGGGGATAAACGAGTGTCAGTTTCAGTTCAAAAATGGGCGCTGGAACTGCTCTGCGCTTGGAGAACGGACGGTCTTCGGAAAAGAGTTGAAAGTGGGTATGTTGCAAATCAATTAAAGTTTGGTTAGAACATTTTGAAATGTAATTTCATCATGTCCCCATGTTTATATAGGCCTGAAGGTTCATTGTGCGTCAATAGCGCACTGTGGCGCATGTAGCCAAATGGCCCGTATCTTTTTGAGTGCCTGCATATCTGCTCCAATGAGAGTTGACACAAATAGTTCCTAGCTTTTCTGAATGTCATTTGCGGATGACACATTATGTGTGCCTTGACAACATGGACAGACTTTGGAGGAAGGTTATTGTGTGTCATTTGAGAACAACATGTGGTGGCAATTACAATAGTTCAATTTAGGCTATACACTAGAAGTATTGACAGGGAACTTTTCCTCAAAACGTAAATGCTCATAATTGGTGAACAGATTGAAGCTGTGTCATACCCTGGTCTTTCAAGATAGAGACAGAGTGCGAGAGAAAGGATGGGAATTTAACAAATCCAAAAGGTATCAGAACCCAGCACTGTAACAAAACTCTTGTGAACATTGACAGCCTGTCTTTTCAGGTCAGCGTAGTCTCCCGAGGCATATATTCACTGGTCtttatccttctctctcactGGGTGCTGTGGCTCTCACTGTAAAGACGGCGATCTTACCACGGGTataagttacagtagatagaaaGTACAGAGGAATACAAGCTTTAAATACTGAGCTGAACATACACAGGGGAGTGATGAAAGAAAGGAAAAGTTCAAATGAAGTACTGTAGCTACCTGGTTAGGCAATAGGTTTCACAGCATTGATGGATGCCTTGGATGTCTCTGGGGACACAGGGATAGCCTACAGTAGGTGCAGGTTCATGGCTGGTCCACTGGAAGCTGAACTTTCCAAAGAAACATGTTCAGTTTTCTTTTTCTGCTTCAAAACGTTTCCATGTTGTGCCTATCACACATGCCCTGAAGTTTTCTGAAGGACTTCTTGGGGTATTCTCCTATGCATAATATTACATCATATTATCACTATACTGACTGTGCAGTTACAGTTACTCTGAATATCACAACAGTAGACGGCTAATCTGTGCAGATGCTGTGGTACTCACCAGATTGTTGCATATTCAGAGAGCAACTAGAACGTAATCTAGGATTGTATCCTATCCCAACCTGGATTTGGGCTGTTCAGTAGAGTCACACACAACAAATAGCTAGTAGCATTGTAATAGAACACGTGTTCTAACCATCAAgcagttagactagagagaccTTCATACAATGTATTACTATAAATCCACAACTAGTGCATTCAATGGTGATTCATAATATTACTGGTTGGCACTATGAAAAGCTCTTTACAGCTGTTGGTGTGAAGGGCATAATCCTTTTCTGCTGTTCAAGTGAAAGCTGTGGTCTTTCACAATATGTTTTCTTCTTGAATGAGTGTTTTAAGTCACTGAAGAGTCTGGCATAGACAACCATGCAAAATAGATTGGTTTCACTGATCAGATTAGAGGTTAGAAATGAATGCCATTGTTGATGTCTAGCGTGAGTTGGGTGGAGCTTGCACACTCTCGCTTGTGGCAGCCAAAGAAAGGCAGCCTGTATAGGGTTTCTGTTTGCTGGGGTGCAAGGTGCATCTAATGTTTTTAGTGTTTCTGTAGTAGTTTGTGCATTGCAGATCAACCAACACACATATGTAAAGTTAAAACTAAAATAACATTTGATGTGACTTATTTAAAAGAAACTACTCTACACTTGGTGCAATGAGAGTATTCAATTTGCATATGGCTCTTACTACTTACTCACTTAAAACAGGATAAAGCATTGCTTCCGTTGCTTTTAGGTCTTTCCACTCAGGTCTCATGACAAAGTACTGAAGAATTCCTGCCATCCTTTGTTTTGAACCAATGCACTAGGGACTCCTGGGGAAAAATTAACAACGGAGCAGTTAGAACTGACTGCCCGGCACACCTTCTTTTTTGGCTCGGGGCCCATCGAATCTATAAAAACGTCCACATAATTGATGCCTCAATATGAGGTTTTCTTTCAATGGCAAGGGCGCAGATCATAGATGTTTATCAAAAACAGGGCAGCAGCACCTAGTGAATCTGGGTTCACCAGGAAGTACAGAGGAAGGTATCATGTTTGTTTTGAAGAAATGTGGAGTAGTTTGTTTACA
Encoded proteins:
- the LOC139416261 gene encoding F-box/WD repeat-containing protein 12 gives rise to the protein MDYNPYLTNDCLIHIFSFFKEDDLIRASSVCKEWQEAAETPWLWREMCLQRWGFCNIAVLGSEHGKQTWKSYFLRRSHLELKMTKGRSGGDYTCKSLRGHTGRVVGCVYLSGNSPQLPDFWSSTPTVCSSSSDGTVRAWDVQQGVQLWCSPVQSPLTGMVADGGHGGVITSDSTGLLKAWDGQSGQEMSFYSSASPQCTLLPYSMEGSSFLSVGTSQGSVHTLTSPSLSKLSTLVVCDTFKVNLLLASPDKKWILAGTTENMDMSPKVLSSQSVTCPSEEEDPLFQCLPVSGCSAAAFLPSQPARLATVHCKDNSHSNTHHNKVLSVFDVIIKKTRFKTEIQVEKVEKFELVFEGRTSDILLEGKGSSTLVVAAHRELKVYTVKGELVCSFKDHTEPICSICVDSFRVVTASRDLSLRVLTWKTDRDKGLTLESRYHLLGGSHSMSRGFSDVVCDYSTIVASVEALDGKDVLKAYSFNS